The Nitrospirales bacterium genome includes a window with the following:
- a CDS encoding XdhC family protein encodes MANHLLHLLTQWRKQPEDCEWVLGTVYKTEGPCYRKPGAMMLFNGLGEQFGLLSGGCLEADIQRQARRVMLEGRARTCSYDTHEDEHISHVASGCGGTVHVLLQPVNAQAHFLHLEAVFQALSERKTGLYYQRIPDSRGSVESRFIGTEAIPRTGVPPRSELIEEDDAEWLITPIVPVPHLFVAGGGADARPLVAIAHQLSWQVSVWDPRPANARREHFLNADWILKGAASDLFEFVLRKSVDAVVLMTHNIQLDSEALNVLRDVPLHYMALLGPIDRRLKVLEQAQMTESELKTPLAGPAGLDIGAELPESIALSILAECHASLMRRSACSLTGVLV; translated from the coding sequence ATGGCGAATCATCTATTACATTTGCTGACGCAGTGGCGAAAACAGCCAGAGGACTGTGAATGGGTGCTCGGCACGGTCTATAAAACCGAGGGACCCTGTTACCGAAAACCCGGGGCCATGATGCTGTTCAATGGACTGGGAGAGCAGTTCGGGCTGTTGAGTGGGGGATGTCTGGAAGCAGATATTCAACGGCAGGCCCGCCGGGTGATGCTGGAAGGCCGGGCCAGGACGTGTTCTTACGATACTCACGAGGATGAGCACATATCTCATGTAGCGAGTGGCTGTGGCGGGACGGTCCACGTTCTTCTGCAGCCGGTGAACGCTCAGGCACACTTCCTCCATTTGGAAGCGGTCTTCCAGGCGCTCAGTGAACGGAAAACCGGTTTGTACTATCAACGTATTCCTGATTCACGGGGTTCCGTCGAGTCCCGATTCATCGGGACGGAAGCGATTCCCCGGACCGGTGTCCCGCCAAGAAGCGAGTTGATCGAGGAAGACGACGCGGAATGGCTCATTACCCCAATCGTCCCGGTTCCACATTTGTTCGTGGCGGGCGGGGGAGCCGATGCGCGGCCACTGGTCGCGATCGCGCACCAACTGAGCTGGCAAGTGAGCGTGTGGGACCCTCGCCCGGCGAATGCCCGACGAGAACATTTTTTGAACGCAGACTGGATATTGAAGGGAGCAGCATCGGACTTGTTCGAGTTTGTCCTTCGGAAGTCTGTCGACGCCGTCGTACTGATGACGCACAATATTCAGTTGGACAGCGAAGCCCTGAATGTCTTGAGGGATGTGCCGTTACACTATATGGCCTTGCTCGGTCCGATAGATCGCCGCCTCAAGGTATTGGAACAAGCCCAGATGACAGAGTCCGAACTCAAGACGCCGTTAGCCGGTCCTGCCGGGCTGGACATTGGGGCAGAATTACCGGAAAGCATTGCGCTTTCAATCCTGGCAGAATGCCATGCCAGCCTCATGCGACGGTCCGCCTGTTCGCTGACGGGAGTACTGGTGTGA
- a CDS encoding molybdopterin-dependent oxidoreductase, translated as MAITQEHEQSPGMTRRSFMVGTVGASLMMAFGVFPKTSKAAATSTNEALAARQFAPTIWFEIDAQGRILVNIAKAEMGQHVGTALARIVADELGANWDDIHIKYVDFNPKWGFMITGGSWSVFKSFTSLSQAGAAGRLTLIEAGARLLGTQPDQCHARDSKVIHGDQSLTFAEIIRRSKISRTFSDKELSALPVKPFQQRHLIGKESRALDIPAKTNGTAQYGIDVDIPGMVYARPIVPPTRYGSSVTTVDDSKAKTIPGYIGFKVLKDASDILQGWVAVVAENYFGAIQAAELVKVSYTPGPTANIKESDIQDEGERLTKDRAAGVLFVDEGDVERSLANAATTLEARYRTSSVLHFHLEPVNATAEFKDGKWHIHTGCQSPTIMLPHIAKALGVKEETIEIHQYYLGGGFGRRLYGDYIIPAALTAQAVGKPVKMIFMRPDDSRFDCIRSPSVQQFHASLDSTGRLTGFEHAATAGWPTLSMMPGFLIESLDKKGKIDPFSSSGADHWYTMPNQRVRMVNNDLAQRSFLPGYLRAVGPGWIAWGLESFLDEIAVAAHKDPLEFRLGMLDGKGKNAGKSPESVGGATRLANVLRKLKTQSGWGKPLPADEGMGVATAFGQERTMPTWIACAAHVHVNRTTGKVTVKKLSITLDCGTIVHPDGAMAQVEGSTLWGVSLALHEGNRIENGHVSMDNLHTYTPLRMADVPELDIQFVESEEFPVGLGEPGVIAVAPAIGNAIYAAVGVRLRDLPIRPDAILDGLKRKS; from the coding sequence ATGGCTATCACGCAAGAGCATGAACAGAGCCCAGGAATGACGCGACGCTCGTTTATGGTGGGGACGGTTGGAGCATCCCTCATGATGGCGTTCGGGGTGTTCCCGAAAACCAGCAAGGCCGCTGCCACCTCGACGAATGAAGCGTTGGCGGCCAGGCAGTTCGCCCCGACCATTTGGTTCGAAATTGATGCGCAAGGCCGGATTCTCGTTAACATTGCGAAGGCTGAAATGGGGCAACATGTCGGGACGGCTCTCGCCCGTATCGTTGCCGATGAACTGGGAGCGAATTGGGATGATATTCATATCAAATACGTGGATTTCAACCCCAAATGGGGGTTCATGATCACGGGAGGATCGTGGTCGGTTTTTAAGAGCTTTACGTCGTTATCCCAGGCAGGAGCCGCAGGCCGATTGACATTGATCGAGGCTGGGGCCCGATTACTGGGCACGCAGCCGGACCAATGTCATGCCCGTGACAGCAAGGTTATTCATGGAGATCAATCGCTGACGTTTGCGGAGATTATACGACGGTCAAAGATCAGCCGTACGTTTAGCGATAAGGAACTGTCCGCACTTCCCGTGAAACCTTTTCAACAACGACACTTGATCGGGAAAGAAAGCCGTGCATTGGACATTCCAGCCAAAACGAATGGCACGGCTCAATACGGGATCGATGTGGACATTCCCGGCATGGTGTACGCCCGGCCGATTGTACCGCCCACCCGCTATGGCAGCAGCGTCACGACCGTGGATGATTCCAAGGCCAAGACCATACCCGGGTATATCGGATTCAAGGTGCTTAAGGATGCCAGCGATATCCTCCAGGGATGGGTCGCGGTTGTGGCCGAGAACTATTTCGGCGCGATACAGGCCGCGGAGCTCGTGAAGGTCAGTTACACACCAGGGCCAACCGCAAATATCAAGGAATCTGATATTCAGGACGAAGGGGAGCGGCTCACCAAAGACAGAGCGGCCGGAGTCCTGTTCGTCGATGAGGGAGACGTGGAGCGATCTCTGGCCAATGCCGCCACGACGCTTGAGGCTCGGTACCGCACCTCATCAGTCCTGCATTTTCACCTAGAGCCGGTCAACGCGACGGCGGAATTCAAAGACGGGAAATGGCACATCCATACAGGATGTCAATCGCCGACGATCATGCTTCCGCACATTGCCAAGGCCCTGGGGGTGAAGGAAGAGACGATCGAGATTCATCAATATTATCTTGGCGGAGGGTTTGGACGCCGGTTGTACGGGGATTACATCATTCCCGCCGCTCTCACGGCCCAGGCCGTTGGCAAGCCAGTCAAGATGATCTTTATGCGACCTGATGACTCACGCTTCGACTGCATACGCTCTCCATCGGTTCAGCAGTTTCATGCGTCGCTGGACTCAACGGGCCGTCTTACCGGTTTCGAGCATGCGGCCACCGCCGGGTGGCCAACCTTGTCGATGATGCCGGGATTTTTGATTGAAAGTTTGGATAAAAAGGGCAAAATCGATCCATTTTCCAGTAGCGGGGCAGACCATTGGTATACGATGCCCAATCAACGCGTACGAATGGTGAACAACGATCTGGCGCAACGATCATTTCTTCCAGGCTATCTTCGTGCCGTGGGGCCTGGGTGGATTGCCTGGGGGTTGGAGTCGTTTCTTGATGAAATCGCGGTCGCGGCGCACAAAGATCCCCTTGAATTTCGTCTGGGAATGCTGGATGGCAAGGGGAAGAATGCGGGAAAATCCCCTGAGAGCGTCGGGGGCGCTACACGGTTGGCGAATGTGTTGCGAAAACTCAAAACACAATCCGGCTGGGGAAAACCGTTACCGGCCGATGAAGGCATGGGGGTGGCGACGGCCTTTGGGCAAGAGCGAACCATGCCGACCTGGATCGCCTGTGCGGCGCATGTTCATGTGAATAGGACGACGGGCAAAGTGACCGTCAAAAAACTCAGTATCACGTTGGACTGCGGTACGATCGTCCATCCTGACGGGGCGATGGCGCAAGTGGAAGGATCGACCTTGTGGGGCGTCAGCCTCGCGCTCCATGAAGGAAATCGAATCGAGAACGGACATGTCTCAATGGACAATCTTCATACCTATACGCCACTTCGCATGGCGGATGTCCCGGAGCTGGATATTCAGTTTGTCGAGAGTGAAGAGTTTCCCGTCGGCCTGGGAGAGCCTGGCGTGATTGCTGTCGCGCCTGCCATTGGCAACGCCATTTACGCGGCCGTTGGTGTTCGATTGAGGGATTTACCGATTCGTCCAGACGCGATTTTGGATGGACTGAAGAGGAAGAGTTAG
- a CDS encoding (2Fe-2S)-binding protein, whose product MIEFTLNGKKVSTTASPDTPLLWVIRDEFGLKGTKFGCGIAMCGACTVHLDGIAQRSCILPISAIANRTIMTIEGLNGAHSLQTAWIEEQVPQCGYCQSGQIMQAATLLAENPRPTDQDIEAHMNGNLCRCMAYARIKKAIKRAARSAAGHASADTQGSETRTAKEVS is encoded by the coding sequence ATGATTGAATTTACCTTGAACGGGAAAAAGGTTTCGACCACAGCGTCTCCCGATACGCCGCTTTTATGGGTCATACGCGATGAGTTTGGCCTCAAGGGCACGAAGTTCGGTTGCGGGATCGCCATGTGCGGAGCCTGTACCGTTCATCTCGATGGTATCGCACAACGTTCCTGCATTTTGCCCATCAGTGCCATCGCCAATCGTACGATCATGACCATTGAAGGACTCAATGGAGCTCATTCCCTTCAAACGGCTTGGATTGAAGAGCAGGTCCCTCAGTGTGGATACTGCCAATCTGGCCAGATCATGCAAGCCGCCACTTTGTTGGCGGAAAATCCTCGGCCGACAGATCAGGACATCGAGGCGCACATGAATGGCAACCTCTGCCGGTGCATGGCGTATGCCCGTATCAAAAAGGCCATTAAACGAGCTGCCCGGTCAGCGGCAGGACATGCGTCGGCTGACACGCAGGGTTCAGAGACGAGAACGGCCAAGGAGGTGAGCTGA
- a CDS encoding cation:proton antiporter, whose protein sequence is MEYVHTLQPVILLLFIGIVSIVMMRSMRMSPIVGYLLAGMMIGSHGLGLIHDSETTHLLAELGVVFLLFDIGLHFSLSHIWDARRDILGLGPLQMVLCTAALALVFAVSGDLPKDISIVLGAALALSSTAVAVQTLAEYGQQRCPIGQSAIAVLIFQDICAIFLLILANSLGESRESLAGAITSATVKGGVAFVAAIVIGRFVVGPLFVFLSRTKREEIFTATALLVVLATAAATGAMGLSLTLGAFLGGMIISETPYRHVIQTEVKPFRALLLGFFFVTVGMSLDFEILYREWWKILLAVSLLVSIKTIMVYLAARSLRRPMPSAIQLSFLLSQGSEFAFVIFGMPALKAALGPELSAILITSIAASMALTPLLATLGHRLATHLANKDSEAGHATESLPVHQIAPVVIFGMNEVGQRVADGLEAHGISYTAIEMDHDRFIKAHADGYPVAFGDVADVRLMETFDMAQRPTIVITIARYEISQALTPIVRERYPNLTRFVSVENDEERQKFETLGMKAIVTRSVPKGLDLAALVLREHKVSDDKIQKWMRREQEQALETVDARELLAGTT, encoded by the coding sequence ATGGAATACGTTCACACACTCCAGCCGGTAATTCTGCTGCTCTTTATCGGCATCGTCTCGATCGTCATGATGCGGTCGATGCGCATGAGCCCCATCGTCGGGTATTTGCTAGCCGGCATGATGATCGGATCGCACGGTCTGGGGCTGATCCATGATAGTGAAACGACGCATCTCCTGGCAGAGCTGGGCGTCGTGTTTCTGCTCTTCGATATTGGCTTACACTTTTCGCTTTCACATATCTGGGATGCCCGGCGTGACATCCTGGGACTGGGACCATTGCAGATGGTCTTATGTACAGCCGCTCTGGCATTGGTCTTTGCTGTATCGGGCGATTTACCCAAGGATATTTCTATCGTTCTCGGCGCCGCACTGGCGCTGTCATCCACAGCCGTTGCGGTACAGACATTGGCCGAGTACGGCCAGCAACGCTGCCCGATCGGACAGTCGGCCATAGCGGTGCTGATCTTTCAGGATATTTGCGCGATCTTCCTCCTCATTCTCGCCAATTCGCTGGGTGAAAGCCGCGAATCGCTTGCGGGCGCCATCACGAGCGCGACAGTCAAGGGCGGCGTGGCTTTCGTCGCGGCTATCGTGATAGGCCGGTTTGTCGTCGGCCCGCTTTTTGTATTTCTTTCCAGGACCAAACGAGAGGAAATCTTTACGGCAACAGCCTTGCTCGTGGTCCTTGCGACTGCGGCGGCCACTGGCGCGATGGGCTTGTCACTCACACTCGGAGCGTTTCTCGGCGGGATGATTATCTCTGAAACTCCTTACCGGCATGTGATTCAGACGGAAGTCAAACCATTTCGCGCGTTGCTCCTGGGGTTTTTCTTTGTGACAGTCGGCATGTCTCTCGATTTCGAAATCCTGTATCGAGAATGGTGGAAGATACTCCTGGCTGTCTCTCTGCTCGTCAGCATCAAAACCATCATGGTCTACCTCGCAGCGAGAAGCTTGCGTAGACCGATGCCAAGCGCCATTCAGCTTAGTTTCCTCTTATCGCAAGGTAGTGAGTTCGCGTTCGTGATTTTTGGGATGCCAGCCCTCAAAGCCGCCTTGGGACCAGAGTTATCAGCGATTCTGATCACCAGCATTGCGGCCAGCATGGCACTGACGCCCCTATTAGCGACACTCGGCCATCGGCTCGCGACGCACCTCGCCAACAAGGATTCAGAAGCGGGACATGCCACCGAGTCTTTGCCCGTTCACCAGATTGCGCCAGTCGTTATCTTCGGCATGAACGAAGTCGGTCAACGCGTCGCAGATGGGTTAGAAGCTCACGGAATTTCCTACACCGCGATCGAGATGGACCACGACCGGTTCATTAAGGCGCATGCGGATGGCTATCCGGTGGCGTTTGGCGACGTGGCGGATGTGCGGCTCATGGAAACGTTTGACATGGCTCAGAGGCCGACGATCGTCATCACGATTGCCCGTTATGAAATCTCCCAGGCTCTCACGCCGATCGTTCGAGAACGCTATCCCAATCTGACGCGGTTTGTCTCCGTTGAGAATGACGAAGAACGACAAAAATTCGAAACACTGGGCATGAAGGCCATTGTGACGCGGAGCGTTCCGAAAGGCCTTGACTTGGCCGCGTTAGTCTTGCGGGAGCATAAAGTGAGCGATGACAAAATTCAAAAATGGATGCGGCGGGAGCAGGAGCAAGCGCTGGAAACTGTCGATGCGCGCGAATTGCTGGCCGGAACCACGTGA
- a CDS encoding globin codes for MQELLTPVRQSYGRCAMNPNFIDYFYEEFLKSHPSIKPMFSNTDFKKQKELLRTGIGMLLAHLEGKPAGTMTLDRIAESHNKQHMNINPNLYQFWIDSLIKSVKQCDQKFSPDLERSWQKVLRAGVDYITARYDAPAS; via the coding sequence ATGCAAGAATTATTAACCCCTGTTCGGCAAAGCTATGGACGCTGTGCCATGAATCCGAACTTTATCGACTACTTCTATGAAGAATTTCTGAAAAGTCACCCTTCCATCAAGCCGATGTTCAGCAATACCGATTTCAAAAAACAAAAAGAATTGCTGCGCACTGGCATCGGGATGCTGCTAGCGCACCTTGAAGGAAAGCCCGCAGGGACCATGACGCTCGATCGGATCGCAGAAAGCCACAACAAACAACACATGAACATCAACCCGAATCTCTACCAATTCTGGATCGACAGTCTGATTAAATCCGTCAAGCAGTGCGATCAAAAGTTTTCCCCTGATTTAGAACGAAGTTGGCAAAAGGTTCTACGTGCCGGAGTTGACTATATCACCGCTCGGTATGATGCCCCTGCTTCCTAA
- a CDS encoding ATP-binding protein, with product MTARTYLFLLGALMILACTDFAIGKERLTRPRASLPHATGQGQPIEKLNVPPETRTQLEKLARKVRKQPPPQTLVFAGPRQKEKLEAAAALALELQRPLVKIDIRRVVSRYIGETEKNIDSFFRRAKAQKAILFFDEADALFGKRTAVTDAHDRYANQEVSYLLQRVREHTGLMIFSTQDTSGIQKVRITEHQTIVSIP from the coding sequence ATGACAGCTCGAACCTACCTGTTTCTACTCGGTGCCTTGATGATCCTGGCATGTACCGATTTCGCGATCGGCAAAGAACGATTGACACGTCCCCGCGCTTCATTGCCCCACGCCACCGGCCAAGGACAGCCCATTGAAAAGCTTAACGTACCTCCTGAAACACGAACGCAGCTCGAAAAGCTTGCTCGGAAGGTCAGGAAACAACCTCCCCCGCAAACGCTCGTCTTTGCGGGACCCCGTCAAAAGGAAAAACTAGAAGCGGCAGCAGCCCTCGCTCTCGAGTTGCAGCGCCCGCTCGTAAAGATAGATATCAGAAGAGTGGTAAGCCGCTACATCGGAGAAACGGAGAAGAATATCGATTCGTTTTTCCGCAGAGCCAAAGCGCAGAAAGCCATCCTCTTTTTCGATGAAGCCGACGCGCTGTTTGGCAAACGAACAGCGGTGACAGATGCGCATGATCGCTACGCCAATCAGGAAGTCTCCTATCTTCTTCAACGTGTCAGAGAACACACGGGATTGATGATTTTCAGTACACAAGACACATCTGGCATTCAGAAGGTTCGGATCACCGAGCATCAAACCATCGTTTCCATTCCCTAG
- a CDS encoding DUF4384 domain-containing protein encodes MKTRYRTSLVSGSVLCVLLSGCMAALPFVIPPLLEFASGMLQTATHNYDKPYNYDLQELMMSLRADPNSQENHVTGSPQVLSENPYAEYHTYDDPTYSDQDGQGPSAQETGYDEHYEHQQSEPYQDNADDGMEPSAGQQYQQYNDNSGDSIPDSYRVESPKERPDLITLDVLLVRQKIRNGAVTLLPINDGDVLRDGRGNPQAGDKFRIMFRANTDCYVYVIAIDGSAWAQGVFPPPGNPFANPVKAGTQYVIPEQNNWFSLDQFKGIETIFFVATQQKRDDIEQIMARIGGRERSPRDTPDQVTEAPIIPQGFTGTRRSRSPFAIQTGLQEGQQLLPTTFFANTAGEALRVTRWFRHQ; translated from the coding sequence ATGAAGACGCGATACCGGACCTCACTCGTCAGCGGTTCCGTGCTGTGCGTTCTCCTGAGCGGATGCATGGCGGCCCTCCCCTTCGTCATCCCGCCGCTCCTGGAATTCGCCAGCGGGATGCTTCAGACCGCCACGCACAATTACGACAAGCCCTATAATTATGACTTGCAAGAACTCATGATGTCGCTGCGGGCGGATCCCAATTCGCAAGAAAATCACGTGACAGGTTCGCCACAAGTCCTTTCAGAAAACCCGTATGCAGAATATCACACCTACGATGATCCGACCTATTCAGACCAGGACGGACAGGGGCCAAGTGCGCAAGAGACCGGATACGACGAACACTATGAACATCAACAATCTGAGCCATACCAAGACAACGCAGACGATGGTATGGAACCGTCGGCCGGTCAACAATACCAACAATACAATGACAATTCAGGAGACTCAATTCCGGACAGCTACCGAGTTGAGTCCCCTAAAGAACGGCCTGACCTCATTACCTTGGATGTCCTGCTTGTCCGCCAAAAGATCAGAAACGGGGCTGTCACACTCTTACCGATCAACGATGGAGATGTGTTGCGAGATGGGCGAGGCAATCCACAGGCCGGAGATAAATTCCGCATCATGTTTCGGGCAAATACCGATTGCTACGTGTACGTGATCGCGATCGATGGGTCGGCCTGGGCCCAAGGCGTTTTTCCACCTCCCGGAAACCCCTTTGCGAATCCGGTCAAAGCCGGTACGCAATACGTCATTCCGGAACAGAACAACTGGTTCAGCTTAGACCAGTTTAAAGGGATCGAAACCATCTTTTTCGTGGCCACGCAACAGAAGCGGGACGATATCGAGCAAATCATGGCTCGCATTGGAGGACGTGAACGCAGTCCACGTGACACCCCCGATCAGGTCACGGAAGCGCCGATCATTCCTCAAGGCTTTACCGGGACCCGGCGCAGCCGCTCCCCCTTCGCCATTCAAACCGGACTTCAAGAGGGACAACAACTCCTTCCCACCACCTTCTTCGCCAATACCGCCGGTGAAGCGCTCCGCGTCACGCGCTGGTTCCGGCATCAATAG
- a CDS encoding cytochrome c: MKVTIIVMMLVVGLGNVPPAFAEKADIQAGRLAASNCQGCHGPDGISPVPIYPNLAGQQAAYFIKALQDFKRGERKNPIMRGIVGNLTDDDIKNLAAFFASLPVK, encoded by the coding sequence ATGAAGGTTACGATAATTGTGATGATGCTTGTGGTCGGGTTGGGCAATGTCCCGCCGGCGTTCGCGGAAAAGGCGGATATCCAAGCCGGCAGGCTTGCCGCCTCGAACTGCCAGGGTTGTCATGGCCCTGACGGCATCTCACCGGTGCCGATCTACCCAAATCTTGCCGGACAGCAAGCAGCGTATTTTATCAAAGCGTTGCAAGACTTCAAGCGTGGCGAGAGGAAAAACCCTATCATGCGTGGCATCGTCGGCAACCTTACCGACGACGATATCAAAAACCTGGCCGCCTTTTTTGCGAGTCTGCCTGTCAAATAA
- a CDS encoding nucleotidyltransferase family protein, whose protein sequence is MTRSIAALIMAAGYASRFGRCKQLTQVGGKALLQHSIDSAQAVCPGKVFAVSGAWHEALRKAMHSEELRNVILIYHPDWSEGLGSSIARGVTGIGSHVDGILVLLADQIAVTAEDLLPLRRKFTGDNIVCSVYAGSRGVPAIFGRSSFGKLRELSGDRGAKALLYDEHVPVVECPLDHASIDVDTPEDLHRWVTTRDHAYGLEARRKCV, encoded by the coding sequence GTGACGCGATCAATCGCTGCGCTGATCATGGCGGCCGGTTATGCCTCACGTTTTGGCCGATGCAAACAACTGACGCAGGTAGGTGGAAAGGCTCTGCTCCAGCACAGTATCGATTCAGCCCAGGCGGTCTGCCCGGGGAAGGTCTTCGCGGTGAGCGGTGCGTGGCATGAAGCACTGAGGAAGGCCATGCACTCTGAGGAGCTCCGGAATGTCATCCTTATTTACCACCCTGACTGGTCTGAAGGGTTAGGGAGTTCGATCGCGCGAGGGGTGACCGGCATTGGCTCGCATGTCGACGGCATTCTGGTTCTGTTGGCTGATCAGATAGCTGTGACAGCGGAGGATCTTCTTCCATTACGCAGGAAGTTTACCGGTGACAACATTGTTTGCAGTGTCTACGCCGGGAGTCGGGGAGTGCCCGCGATCTTTGGCCGGAGTAGCTTCGGAAAATTAAGAGAGCTGTCAGGTGATCGCGGGGCCAAGGCGCTGTTGTATGATGAGCATGTTCCCGTCGTCGAGTGTCCACTGGATCACGCCAGCATCGACGTGGATACTCCGGAAGATTTGCACAGATGGGTTACGACAAGAGACCACGCGTATGGACTTGAGGCACGAAGGAAGTGTGTGTGA
- a CDS encoding tetratricopeptide repeat protein — MASTGPIPEEEDGPLQVWNEKAKYYLIVAVDQRDVPGAKLPFTLTDAALVAKQFDTLGYRPLVQKPIVGPIATRDNLTTTLEQIRELGEWASVVIYYSGHGVASPNDKDVSLQLAGQSSLDYSKGIKVSDLIEAARGDKKYFGELHLIIDACFSGTGAFSGALTLKELGSKTTILTSSSTTQNSIAITLENGTKLSAFTQTLLQALGEEWRTADDNGDGVLRFGEVHTYTSNQLKQWSLAGRLTVNGARVHMHPQLVGGRHEEVILAYDRTKVRRWESSARQALQLAALERNLVPTTSIVTTDGQQEPEIPQEAQRLATRLIPNKDDPYAQGIKAQAEGRLKEAGTLFAQATNLEADHEEKLAKIYLARGRNETFRGNYKEALPWYQKHVALRPTKDPTRLNELGQAWARAGRYEQALPYFTEALAIRENTLEPNDPDLAVSLNNLAALYDSQGQYAEAEPLYQRALAINEQALGTEHPQVATSLNNLAELYRAQGQYAEAEPLYQRALRISEAALGSEHPSVAIRLNNLAALYDSQGQYAEAEPLYQRAYTIFKARLGLAHPNTKTVLNNYAECLLKAGMQDKLIPLVPDLRAAFPGIFAKEAEPHAE, encoded by the coding sequence ATGGCCTCCACCGGCCCCATACCAGAAGAGGAAGACGGCCCTCTCCAAGTCTGGAACGAAAAGGCCAAATACTATCTCATCGTAGCCGTCGACCAACGGGACGTGCCGGGAGCCAAGCTTCCCTTCACGCTCACCGATGCCGCGTTAGTCGCCAAACAGTTCGACACTCTGGGGTACCGCCCGCTGGTCCAAAAGCCAATCGTCGGACCCATTGCCACCCGTGATAACCTCACAACAACGCTAGAACAAATCCGCGAGCTAGGGGAATGGGCGTCAGTCGTCATCTACTACAGCGGTCATGGAGTGGCCAGTCCCAACGACAAGGATGTGTCGCTACAACTCGCCGGACAATCCTCTTTGGACTACAGCAAGGGGATAAAGGTGTCAGATCTGATTGAGGCAGCCCGAGGCGATAAGAAATACTTCGGTGAGCTGCATCTGATCATCGACGCCTGCTTCAGCGGGACAGGCGCGTTTTCTGGAGCCTTGACGTTAAAAGAGCTGGGCTCCAAGACCACGATTCTCACGTCAAGCTCTACGACGCAAAACTCCATCGCGATCACGCTCGAAAACGGCACCAAACTGAGCGCCTTCACCCAGACACTACTGCAAGCCTTAGGCGAAGAGTGGCGCACAGCCGATGACAATGGGGACGGCGTTTTACGCTTCGGGGAAGTCCATACCTATACCTCGAATCAACTCAAACAGTGGTCGCTCGCCGGCCGGCTCACCGTCAATGGAGCGCGCGTACACATGCATCCCCAATTGGTGGGCGGCCGTCACGAGGAAGTCATCCTGGCCTACGACCGGACCAAGGTGCGGCGATGGGAATCGTCAGCCAGACAAGCGCTGCAACTGGCCGCGCTCGAACGTAATCTGGTGCCCACCACGTCCATCGTCACCACAGATGGGCAACAGGAACCCGAAATTCCACAGGAAGCCCAACGCCTGGCCACGCGACTCATCCCCAACAAGGACGACCCCTACGCCCAGGGCATCAAGGCCCAAGCTGAAGGCCGCCTTAAAGAAGCCGGCACGTTGTTCGCGCAAGCCACGAACCTTGAAGCCGACCATGAAGAGAAACTCGCCAAGATTTACCTGGCACGGGGCAGGAATGAAACCTTCCGTGGCAACTACAAAGAAGCCCTGCCATGGTATCAAAAGCATGTCGCCCTGCGGCCCACCAAAGACCCGACGCGCCTCAATGAATTGGGACAGGCCTGGGCCCGGGCCGGGCGCTACGAACAAGCCCTTCCCTACTTCACCGAAGCCTTGGCTATTCGCGAAAACACGCTGGAACCCAACGACCCCGACCTGGCCGTCAGCCTCAACAACCTGGCGGCCTTATATGACTCACAAGGCCAGTACGCCGAGGCCGAGCCCCTCTACCAGCGCGCCTTAGCCATCAATGAGCAGGCCTTGGGAACCGAACACCCGCAAGTAGCTACCAGCCTCAACAACCTGGCGGAACTCTATCGGGCGCAAGGCCAGTACGCCGAGGCCGAGCCCCTCTACCAGCGCGCCCTACGCATATCCGAAGCCGCACTGGGCTCTGAGCATCCGTCAGTCGCCATCCGCCTCAACAACCTGGCGGCCTTATATGACTCACAAGGCCAGTACGCCGAGGCCGAGCCCCTCTACCAGCGCGCCTATACAATTTTTAAAGCCCGATTGGGGCTCGCCCATCCCAACACCAAAACGGTCTTGAATAATTATGCGGAGTGTTTGCTGAAGGCCGGGATGCAGGACAAACTGATTCCCTTGGTCCCTGACCTTCGAGCGGCTTTCCCCGGGATCTTTGCGAAGGAGGCTGAACCCCATGCCGAGTAA